The genomic segment TCAGCTCCTTGATGCCGCCGATCGCGGTGTACTTCGTGAAGTTTTCCTGAATGGCCCGGATGCCCGCCTGCTTCACGTTCTCGGGGGTTGGAAAGTCGGGCTCGCCAGGTCCGAAATCGACCACGTCGAGGCCTTGCTCCCGGAGCTTGATCGCCGCTTCCATGACGGCCATCGTTTTTGATACTGAAATGCGCGAAATTCGAGTCGCCAGCTTCATTCGTTATTCTTTCTCTTTCTTGAATCTCTGTTTCAAACGGTTCTCTACGATGTCCGGAACCAGCCCCTTGACCGATCCACCCAGCTCCGCAATTTCCTTCACGAGCCTCGAGCTGAGATACGAGTAATTCTCGGCCGGCATCATAAACACAGTCTCGATTTCCGGCGCCAGACGGCGGTTCATCAGCGCCATTTGAAACTCGTATTCATAGTCCGTGACTGCACGGATTCCCCGGACGATGACCTGAGCCTTTTTCTGTTTGGCATAGTCCACCAGCAGACCATGAAATACATCGACTTCCACGTTTTTAAAACGCGGCTTCAGAATCTCATTCATGATCTGAATGCGTTCTTCGACGGTGAAGAGCGGCGCTTTCTGCGCATTGGTCAGAATCGACACAATGACATTATCGAACAAGCGGGCGCTGCGCTCGACGACATCGACATGGCCGAACGTCAGCGGATCGAATGAGCCGGGATAGATCGCGG from the Terriglobia bacterium genome contains:
- the coaD gene encoding pantetheine-phosphate adenylyltransferase, with translation MTTAIYPGSFDPLTFGHVDVVERSARLFDNVIVSILTNAQKAPLFTVEERIQIMNEILKPRFKNVEVDVFHGLLVDYAKQKKAQVIVRGIRAVTDYEYEFQMALMNRRLAPEIETVFMMPAENYSYLSSRLVKEIAELGGSVKGLVPDIVENRLKQRFKKEKE